A genomic stretch from Caulobacter sp. FWC2 includes:
- a CDS encoding response regulator transcription factor, whose translation MGHGQTISVIDDDGEVRASLQNFLRSAGMAVRSFAGAREFLDDTGPSDCVITDLHMPDMDGLALLDALAARGATPPVIVMTAFPTEAARARAEAFGVVEFLTKPVDPDVLFEAIEAALRKI comes from the coding sequence TTGGGTCACGGTCAGACCATCTCAGTGATCGACGACGACGGCGAGGTTCGGGCCAGCCTGCAGAACTTCCTTCGCTCGGCGGGGATGGCCGTGCGCAGCTTTGCGGGCGCGCGCGAGTTCCTCGACGACACCGGACCCAGCGACTGCGTGATCACCGACCTGCACATGCCCGACATGGATGGCCTGGCCCTGCTGGACGCCCTGGCCGCGCGGGGCGCGACGCCCCCGGTAATCGTCATGACCGCCTTCCCGACCGAAGCCGCCCGAGCGCGCGCAGAGGCGTTCGGCGTTGTCGAGTTCTTGACCAAACCCGTTGATCCGGACGTGTTGTTCGAGGCCATCGAGGCGGCCCTCCGCAAGATCTGA
- a CDS encoding response regulator transcription factor — protein MKNTDTNKPLVCVIDDDAEVRGSLDALLRSADFRVGTFASPDEFMACDEADSAACLILDVRLKNADGLEFQQALLEADARVPVILITGHGDIPMTVRGMKAGAVDFLAKPFVDDALLTAVSEAVKRDQERRAREHTDDSLKALYASLTPRERDVMGLVTAGLMNKQIAAKLALSEVTVKIHRGNLMRKMRAPSLADLVRMAETLGVRDSGAARYGHA, from the coding sequence ATGAAGAACACCGACACCAACAAGCCGCTGGTCTGCGTGATCGACGATGACGCCGAGGTGCGCGGGTCGCTGGACGCCCTGCTGCGCTCGGCCGACTTCCGTGTGGGGACGTTCGCCAGTCCCGATGAATTCATGGCGTGCGACGAGGCCGACTCCGCCGCCTGCCTGATCCTGGACGTGCGCCTCAAGAACGCCGACGGCCTGGAGTTCCAGCAGGCCCTGCTGGAGGCCGACGCCCGCGTGCCGGTCATCTTGATCACTGGCCACGGCGACATCCCCATGACCGTGCGCGGCATGAAGGCCGGCGCGGTGGACTTCCTGGCCAAGCCCTTCGTCGACGACGCCCTGCTGACCGCCGTCAGCGAGGCGGTGAAGCGCGACCAGGAACGCCGCGCCCGGGAACACACCGACGACAGCCTCAAGGCCCTCTATGCCAGCCTGACCCCGCGCGAGCGCGACGTCATGGGCCTGGTCACGGCCGGACTGATGAACAAGCAGATCGCGGCCAAGCTGGCGCTCAGCGAAGTGACCGTGAAGATCCATCGCGGCAACCTGATGCGGAAGATGCGGGCGCCCTCGCTGGCCGACCTAGTCCGCATGGCCGAGACTCTGGGCGTGCGCGACAGCGGCGCCGCACGATATGGTCACGCCTAG
- a CDS encoding ATP-binding protein: MAGSEPRRNVNRWLIGVAGLTAAGIFAADLLTALQGAVAVLYIAVVLLVAQTGGRRLVVSSGVIAALLTIIAFVANHRSGPLDGAAVRFGVSLVAIIATTLLSLRDWSARLTLAEQARMLELTHDTVIIRDSQDRIVYWNDGAEALYGFARKEAVGAFGNQLLNCQFPAAVVTEALEREGQWSGQVVRTRRDGSRLVLASRWLLRRDPDGRPVGIIETSADLTEQRRVEAEREMSEQRYRAMFNAAGFAAWESDWSAVRRRLLETSPDLTQLAQRLPDDPNAVREAASLANIRDLNQAALDLFEAASAEGVIGGSLISSYPEEAQHALHDIFCALAEGATMAESETRLTTRTGRPIDVVLRITLVEGGEPWSRVLVMAFDVTERNAARARLEHASAELAHAGRVSILGQLAASIAHEVNQPLAAIINYGKSAKRWLNRDAPEVAEAQTCLDHILSNSGRAADIIAGVRNLSRKSAGQVEPVDLAQLLRESLSLVQREAKAARATIRSVIADELPSVIGDRVQIQQVVVNLLINGLQAMQASRRRELDVTLSADGDFLRVAVTDSGPGISGEPGRIFEPFFTTKPDGVGLGLSISRSIIEGLGGRISAANNVGSGATIAFTLPRSPAAAN, encoded by the coding sequence ATGGCGGGCTCTGAGCCTCGGCGGAACGTCAATCGCTGGCTGATCGGGGTGGCGGGCCTGACCGCCGCCGGCATCTTCGCGGCCGACCTGCTCACCGCCCTGCAAGGCGCGGTGGCGGTGCTCTACATCGCCGTGGTGCTGCTGGTCGCCCAGACGGGCGGACGGCGCCTGGTCGTTTCGTCCGGCGTCATCGCCGCGCTGCTGACCATCATCGCCTTCGTGGCCAACCATCGCTCGGGACCACTGGACGGCGCGGCTGTCCGGTTCGGCGTCAGCCTGGTGGCGATCATCGCCACGACCCTGTTGTCGCTGCGAGACTGGTCGGCCCGCCTGACCCTGGCCGAGCAGGCGCGGATGCTGGAGCTGACCCACGACACGGTCATCATCCGCGATTCCCAGGATCGCATCGTCTATTGGAACGACGGCGCCGAGGCGCTGTACGGCTTCGCCCGCAAGGAGGCGGTCGGGGCGTTCGGCAATCAGCTCCTGAACTGCCAGTTCCCCGCTGCGGTCGTGACCGAGGCCCTGGAACGCGAGGGCCAGTGGTCCGGCCAGGTCGTCCGCACGCGGCGCGACGGCTCGCGCCTTGTCCTGGCCAGCCGCTGGCTGCTGCGCCGTGATCCCGACGGCCGGCCTGTCGGCATCATCGAGACCAGCGCGGACCTGACCGAGCAGCGCCGCGTCGAGGCAGAGCGCGAGATGTCCGAGCAGCGCTATCGCGCCATGTTCAACGCCGCCGGCTTCGCGGCCTGGGAGTCGGACTGGTCGGCCGTGCGTCGTCGCCTGCTGGAAACTTCCCCCGACCTGACGCAGCTGGCCCAGCGCCTGCCCGACGACCCGAACGCGGTTCGGGAGGCGGCGAGCCTGGCCAATATCCGCGATCTGAACCAGGCGGCGCTGGATCTGTTCGAGGCGGCCAGCGCCGAGGGGGTAATCGGCGGCAGCCTGATCAGCAGCTATCCGGAGGAAGCCCAGCACGCCCTGCACGACATCTTCTGCGCCCTCGCCGAGGGGGCGACCATGGCCGAGAGCGAGACCCGGCTGACCACGCGCACCGGCCGTCCGATCGACGTGGTGCTGCGGATCACCCTGGTCGAGGGCGGCGAGCCCTGGTCGCGCGTCTTGGTCATGGCTTTCGACGTCACCGAGCGCAACGCGGCCCGCGCCAGGCTGGAGCACGCCTCGGCCGAGCTGGCCCACGCCGGCCGGGTCTCGATCCTGGGCCAGCTGGCCGCCTCGATCGCCCACGAGGTCAACCAGCCCCTGGCGGCGATCATCAATTACGGCAAGTCGGCCAAGCGCTGGTTGAACCGCGACGCGCCCGAGGTGGCCGAGGCCCAGACCTGCCTCGACCACATCCTGAGCAACAGCGGCCGGGCCGCCGATATCATCGCCGGCGTCCGCAACCTGTCGCGCAAGTCCGCCGGCCAGGTGGAGCCGGTCGACCTGGCCCAGTTGCTGCGGGAGTCCCTTTCCCTCGTCCAGCGCGAGGCCAAGGCGGCGCGGGCCACGATCCGCAGCGTGATCGCCGACGAGCTGCCCTCGGTGATCGGCGACCGCGTCCAGATCCAGCAGGTAGTGGTCAACCTGCTGATCAACGGCCTTCAGGCCATGCAGGCCTCGCGGCGGCGCGAGCTGGACGTCACCCTCTCCGCCGACGGCGATTTCCTGCGCGTGGCGGTGACCGACAGCGGCCCTGGCATCAGCGGCGAACCCGGACGAATCTTCGAGCCGTTCTTCACCACCAAGCCCGACGGCGTGGGCCTGGGCCTGTCGATCTCGCGCTCGATCATCGAGGGCCTGGGCGGGCGAATTTCAGCGGCCAACAACGTCGGTTCGGGGGCGACCATCGCCTTCACCCTGCCCCGCAGCCCCGCCGCGGCGAATTAA
- a CDS encoding helix-turn-helix transcriptional regulator: MHISTTPPPLTDAMVLANFILTPEIADRLDARLRDELAERARRVLQQAPPVRTAPHIGGLAPWQALRIKAEIEARCGESLRVSDLAARVGLSTSHFSRAFKISFGACAGDYLRARRVERAQRLMLEGRLGLAEIALQCGFSDQAHFSRVFSATVGMPPHRWRRTLALAA; this comes from the coding sequence ATGCACATTTCCACGACCCCGCCCCCGCTCACCGACGCCATGGTCCTGGCGAACTTCATCCTGACGCCGGAGATCGCCGACCGGCTCGATGCCCGCCTGCGCGACGAGCTGGCCGAGCGCGCCCGCCGGGTGCTGCAACAGGCGCCGCCGGTCCGGACCGCGCCGCACATTGGGGGCCTCGCCCCCTGGCAAGCCCTGCGGATCAAGGCGGAGATCGAGGCGCGCTGCGGCGAGTCCCTGCGGGTCTCCGACCTGGCCGCGCGCGTGGGCCTGAGCACCAGCCACTTCTCGCGGGCCTTCAAGATCAGCTTCGGCGCGTGCGCCGGCGACTATCTGCGCGCCCGCCGGGTCGAGCGGGCCCAGCGCCTGATGCTGGAAGGCCGCCTTGGCCTGGCCGAGATCGCCCTGCAATGCGGCTTCTCCGACCAGGCCCACTTCTCGCGGGTGTTCTCTGCGACGGTCGGCATGCCGCCGCACCGCTGGCGCCGGACCCTGGCCCTCGCCGCCTAG
- a CDS encoding esterase-like activity of phytase family protein → MSALLGLALALKLLASFEVPQGLAVDGAPFGGISGVDYDRRSGAWLMISDDRSDKAPARIFVGRLDAQGLTVTRQVPLRREDGSTFPSTASAAGERADAEALRIDPLGGDLLWTTEGDSARGFDPAVRRMDRAGAAKEAIPTPFRFSHGARPNLTLEGLSFSPDGRWLWLSMEAPLVQDGPVSTVGGGGLTRITRLDRQGKVAAQYAYRLDPIQAAPARRGDNGISEILALDANRLLVLERSGVEDAKGRFAYHCRLYVVDVRGARDVAGRERLDDTVRPLIKRLVVNFDRLANVPTSNLEAMAWGPSREGHRTLVLMSDDNFDPAAPTRILVFAVTSRR, encoded by the coding sequence GTGAGCGCGCTGCTCGGCCTCGCCCTGGCGCTGAAGTTGCTGGCGAGCTTCGAAGTCCCTCAAGGCCTGGCCGTCGACGGCGCGCCGTTCGGCGGGATCTCCGGGGTCGACTACGACCGACGCTCGGGCGCGTGGCTGATGATCTCCGACGACCGCTCGGACAAGGCCCCGGCGAGGATCTTCGTCGGGCGGCTGGACGCCCAGGGGCTGACCGTCACGCGCCAGGTCCCGCTGCGCCGCGAGGACGGCTCGACCTTCCCGTCGACCGCCAGCGCGGCGGGCGAACGGGCGGACGCCGAGGCGCTGCGGATCGATCCGCTGGGCGGCGACCTGCTGTGGACCACCGAGGGTGACTCCGCTCGCGGCTTCGATCCGGCCGTGCGGCGCATGGACCGTGCGGGCGCGGCCAAGGAGGCGATCCCGACACCGTTCCGCTTCAGCCACGGCGCGCGGCCGAACCTGACCTTGGAGGGGCTGAGTTTCTCGCCGGACGGGCGTTGGCTGTGGCTCTCGATGGAGGCGCCGCTCGTTCAGGACGGACCGGTCAGCACGGTCGGCGGCGGCGGCCTGACGCGGATCACCCGGCTGGATCGCCAGGGCAAGGTCGCGGCCCAATACGCCTACCGCCTCGACCCGATCCAGGCCGCGCCCGCCAGGCGCGGCGACAACGGGATCAGCGAGATCCTGGCGCTCGACGCCAACCGCCTGCTGGTGCTGGAGCGGTCCGGCGTCGAGGACGCCAAAGGGCGCTTTGCCTATCACTGCCGGCTCTATGTCGTGGACGTGCGGGGGGCGCGGGACGTGGCCGGCCGCGAGCGGCTGGACGATACCGTCCGGCCACTGATCAAGCGGCTAGTGGTCAACTTCGATCGCCTCGCGAACGTCCCGACCAGCAATCTCGAGGCCATGGCCTGGGGGCCATCGCGCGAGGGCCATCGGACCCTGGTGCTGATGTCCGACGACAATTTCGACCCGGCCGCGCCGACGCGAATCTTGGTGTTCGCCGTCACCAGTCGCCGTTGA
- a CDS encoding LacI family DNA-binding transcriptional regulator — protein sequence MAKSEDLPRRATLKEVAKAAGVSLASASYAINGAGSVGEATREHILKVAAELGYRPNQSAKAMKTGKTGAIGLILPDLTNPFFPSLAQVVIQAARAHGYSVFLTDTEGSAEAEERAVNLMIDHGVDGVIWFPIADDGPVGKLIEGVPTVVLDRNLPGYDVIQADYADGGRLAAEHLLAAGHVNIGVISGPHAASSARQRAEAAISAVRERGNLVWHVHNAYSLDLEPEVAKALESRTATAVITGADLIAIGAMRHIRSMGLVVPDDVSVVGFDDIPWAQLHTPALTTIDMPVEDMAAAAVEALIRRMSARGEPRRRVVFNVELISRDSVRVLT from the coding sequence ATGGCCAAGAGCGAAGACTTACCGCGCCGCGCCACCTTGAAAGAGGTCGCCAAGGCCGCCGGCGTGTCGCTGGCCAGCGCGTCCTACGCGATCAATGGCGCGGGCTCGGTGGGCGAGGCGACGCGAGAGCATATCCTGAAGGTCGCGGCCGAGCTGGGCTATCGGCCCAACCAGAGCGCCAAGGCCATGAAGACCGGCAAGACCGGCGCCATCGGCCTGATCCTGCCGGACCTGACCAACCCGTTCTTCCCCAGCCTGGCCCAGGTGGTGATCCAGGCCGCGCGGGCTCACGGCTACAGCGTCTTTCTCACGGACACCGAAGGCTCGGCCGAGGCCGAGGAGCGGGCCGTGAACCTGATGATCGACCATGGAGTCGACGGGGTGATCTGGTTTCCGATCGCCGACGATGGCCCGGTCGGCAAGTTGATCGAGGGCGTGCCCACCGTCGTGCTCGACCGCAACCTGCCGGGCTACGACGTCATCCAGGCTGACTATGCCGACGGCGGGCGGCTGGCGGCCGAGCACCTGCTGGCGGCGGGCCATGTGAACATCGGGGTGATCTCCGGCCCGCACGCCGCCTCCAGCGCCCGCCAGCGGGCCGAGGCGGCGATCAGCGCGGTGCGCGAGCGGGGCAACCTCGTCTGGCACGTCCACAACGCCTATTCGCTGGACCTGGAGCCCGAGGTCGCCAAGGCGCTGGAGAGCCGCACGGCCACGGCGGTGATCACCGGCGCCGACCTGATCGCCATCGGGGCCATGCGCCACATCCGGAGCATGGGCCTGGTCGTGCCGGACGACGTCTCGGTCGTGGGCTTCGACGACATCCCCTGGGCCCAGCTGCACACGCCGGCCCTGACCACGATCGACATGCCGGTGGAGGACATGGCCGCCGCCGCCGTCGAGGCCCTGATCCGCCGGATGAGCGCCCGGGGCGAGCCGCGCCGGCGGGTGGTGTTCAATGTCGAGCTGATCTCGCGCGACAGCGTGCGTGTCCTTACGTGA
- a CDS encoding TonB-dependent receptor, producing MKTSIWLASSALCLVMAAPAMAQQTAPAPETVDEVVVTAERFGSGLARATFTIGAEDIQERPLGAEITQALVKVPGVQVSTGDSRGGSFSFEIYMRGLSDEQVGLTLDGIPTGDSRFNGGSPPQRFIESSNIGRITVSQSAGDIGAPSRFALGGFIDFVTDAPRKDFGATVEAGLGSFDFRRIYARIDSGEIAPGLSGYFTYSHQENDVWAGRASRGSERDHYELKVVKDFDNGSFVKARVSYNDQTDNDFNIVTKGEFDTAPRSDRALDAVTGIPAKDIDFGGALGGWRKDWLAYANSHVVLSDAISLDVNPYYQNLKGESFRYQDRQRVLTGGDPRAVTSYNANGGAVRPTLTTIRNSNVVGGPADMRVTPRDRDRYGVTGELKARFGAHALRFGGWWEGGDSTEKRNFYPILNSAQSIAYDRGKLNYVEYERSASVETTMLYAQDELRAFDDRLKVDLGVTWYNVKYDAKSPLEYKANVKFSQHSDLNPKLGATYKVADAWELFGGYAKNFAGIPEDAFLGSTAVINPKDLTPVSTENVDLGLRYVKPNMAFSIQAYDVALKNNVGIVPRDPTATLDPQEVVRGNVATKAVNIAGIKTKGVELTGYYDFGVVDLYGSYSRQDAKHDNPAVGSAARAALAAVAVIGGAGVRDIPKDSVYGQVGWKPLAGLKIDANVRYVGKRVGGHIVAPTTFQELGVEMLDAYTLVGLTATYDLKRAGVPDLRFQFNVDNLFDKEYIGAVSGSTATQPEFGYTAATPNNRTLDRYFVGAPRTYTFSVKARF from the coding sequence ATGAAGACGTCCATCTGGCTGGCTTCGAGCGCGCTGTGCCTGGTCATGGCCGCGCCCGCCATGGCCCAGCAGACCGCTCCGGCGCCTGAGACCGTCGACGAGGTGGTGGTCACCGCCGAGCGCTTCGGTTCGGGCCTGGCCCGCGCCACGTTCACGATCGGCGCCGAGGATATCCAGGAGCGTCCGCTGGGCGCCGAGATCACCCAGGCCTTGGTCAAGGTTCCGGGCGTGCAGGTGTCGACCGGCGACAGCCGCGGCGGCAGCTTCTCGTTCGAGATCTATATGCGCGGCCTCAGCGACGAGCAGGTCGGCCTGACCCTGGACGGCATCCCTACGGGCGACAGCCGCTTCAACGGCGGCTCGCCGCCGCAGCGCTTCATCGAAAGCAGCAACATCGGCCGGATCACCGTCTCGCAGAGCGCAGGCGACATCGGCGCGCCGTCGCGCTTCGCCCTGGGCGGCTTCATCGACTTCGTCACCGACGCTCCGCGCAAGGACTTCGGCGCGACGGTCGAGGCCGGCCTCGGCTCGTTCGACTTCCGCCGCATCTACGCCCGCATCGACAGCGGCGAGATCGCGCCCGGCCTTTCGGGCTACTTCACCTATTCGCACCAGGAAAACGACGTCTGGGCCGGACGCGCCAGCCGGGGCTCTGAGCGTGACCACTACGAGCTGAAGGTCGTGAAGGACTTCGACAACGGCTCGTTCGTGAAGGCTCGCGTCTCGTACAACGACCAGACCGACAACGACTTCAATATCGTCACCAAGGGCGAATTCGATACCGCGCCGCGCAGCGATCGGGCGCTGGACGCCGTCACCGGCATACCGGCCAAGGACATCGACTTCGGCGGCGCGCTGGGTGGTTGGCGCAAGGACTGGCTGGCCTATGCCAACAGCCACGTAGTGTTGAGCGACGCGATCAGCCTGGACGTCAATCCATACTACCAGAACCTGAAGGGCGAATCCTTCCGCTACCAGGACCGCCAGCGGGTCCTGACGGGCGGCGATCCGCGCGCCGTGACCAGCTACAACGCCAATGGCGGGGCTGTGCGGCCGACCCTGACTACGATCCGCAACAGCAATGTCGTCGGCGGTCCGGCCGACATGCGGGTGACGCCCCGCGACCGTGACCGCTATGGCGTGACCGGCGAGCTGAAGGCCCGGTTCGGCGCCCACGCCCTGCGCTTTGGCGGCTGGTGGGAAGGCGGCGACTCCACGGAGAAGCGGAACTTCTACCCTATCCTCAACTCGGCCCAGAGCATCGCCTACGACCGCGGCAAGCTGAACTATGTCGAGTACGAGCGCAGTGCGTCGGTCGAGACCACCATGCTCTACGCCCAGGACGAACTGCGGGCCTTCGACGACCGGCTGAAGGTCGACCTCGGCGTCACCTGGTACAACGTCAAGTACGACGCCAAGTCGCCGCTGGAGTACAAGGCCAACGTCAAGTTCTCGCAGCATTCGGACCTCAATCCCAAGCTCGGCGCGACCTACAAGGTGGCCGACGCCTGGGAGCTGTTCGGCGGCTATGCCAAGAACTTCGCCGGCATCCCGGAGGACGCCTTCCTGGGCTCGACGGCGGTGATCAATCCCAAGGACCTGACCCCGGTCTCGACCGAGAATGTCGACCTGGGCCTGCGCTACGTGAAGCCGAACATGGCCTTCTCGATCCAGGCCTATGACGTCGCGCTGAAGAACAATGTCGGCATCGTGCCGCGCGACCCGACCGCGACTCTGGATCCGCAGGAAGTCGTGCGCGGCAATGTCGCGACCAAGGCCGTCAACATCGCCGGGATCAAGACCAAGGGCGTCGAGCTGACCGGCTACTACGACTTCGGCGTGGTCGACCTCTATGGCTCGTATTCGCGCCAGGACGCCAAGCACGACAACCCGGCTGTCGGCAGCGCCGCGCGGGCCGCCCTGGCCGCCGTCGCCGTGATCGGCGGGGCCGGCGTGCGCGATATCCCCAAGGACAGCGTCTACGGCCAGGTGGGCTGGAAGCCGCTGGCCGGGCTGAAGATCGACGCTAATGTTCGCTATGTCGGCAAGCGCGTCGGCGGCCACATCGTCGCCCCGACCACCTTCCAGGAGCTGGGGGTCGAGATGCTGGACGCCTACACCTTGGTCGGGCTGACGGCGACCTATGACCTGAAGCGGGCCGGGGTTCCGGACCTGCGCTTCCAGTTCAACGTCGATAACCTGTTCGACAAGGAATACATCGGCGCGGTCAGCGGCTCGACGGCCACCCAGCCGGAGTTCGGCTACACCGCCGCCACGCCGAACAACCGCACCCTGGACCGCTACTTCGTCGGCGCGCCGCGCACCTACACCTTCTCGGTGAAAGCGCGGTTCTAG
- a CDS encoding NupC/NupG family nucleoside CNT transporter, with product MPDNETARALLGVVAFLAIGWLLSENKRALPWRPVLVGLACQVTLALLLTKVPAITAGFAAATHAVDALQAASKAGSSFMFGYLGGGRAPFSMADPSAAFIFAFQALPAILLVGALSALLWHWKVLIVIVRAAAWAFGKLFGVSGPVGVSTSACVFLGMVEAPLLIKPFLPRLTRAELFIIMVDGLSVIGGSMMIVLGSLIAAKVPNAFSHLLIASLISTPMAIGMARLIIPGEASATSEPIVLTSPYRSSLEALTFGTLDAVKMVLNIAGLLIVFVGLIALINMGLAAFPHAGAPLTLGGILGWLLTPIIWLTGAPLSDLQAVGAILGTKVAANEVVAYSDMMALPPGALSDKSLLILTYALGSFGNVGSVAILIGSLSSMAPEKVGEVVELGFKALAAAFLTTCLTATIMGMIGR from the coding sequence ATGCCGGACAACGAAACCGCGCGGGCGCTGCTGGGCGTCGTCGCTTTTCTCGCCATCGGCTGGCTGCTGTCGGAGAACAAGCGCGCCCTGCCTTGGCGGCCTGTGCTGGTGGGCCTGGCCTGCCAGGTCACCCTGGCCCTGCTGCTGACCAAGGTTCCGGCCATCACCGCCGGCTTCGCCGCCGCCACCCACGCGGTTGACGCCTTGCAGGCGGCGTCAAAGGCGGGCTCCAGCTTCATGTTCGGCTATCTGGGCGGCGGTCGCGCGCCCTTCAGCATGGCCGATCCCAGCGCCGCCTTCATCTTCGCCTTCCAGGCCCTGCCGGCCATCCTGCTGGTCGGAGCCCTGTCGGCGTTGTTGTGGCATTGGAAGGTGCTGATCGTCATCGTCCGCGCGGCGGCCTGGGCGTTCGGCAAGCTGTTCGGCGTCAGCGGCCCGGTCGGGGTCTCGACCTCGGCGTGCGTGTTCCTCGGCATGGTCGAGGCGCCGCTGCTGATCAAGCCGTTCCTGCCGCGCCTGACGCGCGCCGAGCTGTTCATCATCATGGTCGACGGCCTGTCGGTGATCGGCGGCTCGATGATGATCGTGCTGGGCTCGCTGATCGCGGCCAAGGTGCCCAACGCCTTCAGCCACCTCTTGATCGCCTCGCTGATCAGCACCCCGATGGCCATCGGCATGGCGCGGCTGATCATTCCCGGCGAAGCCAGCGCGACGAGCGAACCGATCGTCCTGACCAGCCCCTATCGCAGCAGCCTGGAAGCCTTGACCTTCGGCACGCTGGACGCGGTGAAGATGGTGCTGAACATCGCCGGCCTGCTGATCGTCTTCGTGGGCCTGATCGCCCTGATCAATATGGGCCTCGCCGCGTTCCCTCATGCTGGAGCGCCGCTTACGCTCGGCGGGATCCTGGGCTGGCTGCTGACGCCGATCATCTGGCTGACCGGCGCGCCGCTGTCGGATCTCCAGGCCGTCGGCGCGATCCTCGGCACCAAGGTCGCCGCCAACGAGGTGGTGGCCTACAGCGACATGATGGCCCTGCCGCCCGGCGCGCTTAGCGACAAGAGCCTGCTGATCCTGACCTACGCCCTGGGCAGCTTCGGCAATGTCGGCAGCGTGGCGATCCTGATCGGCAGCCTGTCGTCCATGGCCCCCGAGAAGGTCGGCGAGGTCGTCGAGCTGGGCTTCAAGGCCCTGGCGGCGGCGTTCCTGACCACATGCCTGACGGCGACGATCATGGGGATGATCGGGCGCTAG
- a CDS encoding VOC family protein — translation MTAQIVFTEIPASDPERACRFYATLLGGEVVREDGGPNPIWLLPHAKDGHAAGHIYPGQPATDGAGMTAHFTVSDALGDVMERVRKGGGEVVSDVIDIPVGSFFYAKDTEGNSLGLFKYRI, via the coding sequence ATGACCGCGCAGATCGTATTCACCGAAATCCCCGCCTCGGATCCCGAACGGGCGTGCCGGTTTTATGCAACCCTGCTTGGCGGCGAAGTCGTCCGCGAGGATGGCGGTCCCAATCCGATCTGGCTGCTGCCGCACGCCAAGGACGGGCACGCCGCAGGACACATCTATCCGGGGCAACCGGCGACGGACGGCGCCGGCATGACCGCCCATTTCACGGTGAGCGACGCCCTCGGCGACGTCATGGAACGGGTCCGGAAAGGCGGCGGTGAGGTCGTATCGGACGTCATCGACATTCCGGTGGGGTCGTTCTTCTACGCCAAGGATACCGAGGGCAACAGCCTGGGGCTCTTCAAGTATCGCATCTGA
- a CDS encoding carbohydrate kinase family protein — MRRVAVAGFATIDYVVRVEGDFTGRGTRLMREAAWPRAGGAALYASAALAKAGVAAAPLTWIGDDADGEAYRAACGSLDGVAVTPDAPSTRCLLIYNADGSYGCLLRPGPAALTENQLRLAAQAEWLVIAAGPPAITARLLDLQGPRLAWIAKDDPVCFPPELVARLTTRAEVVFCNAGERAWLEAGRTHPAPTGQILFETRGADGVRVEAGEVFDLPVAPLSVDDATGAGDTFAGATLAALIAGDPPRAAAEAGIAAAGALLALRRSIRCDT; from the coding sequence ATGAGGCGGGTGGCGGTCGCGGGGTTCGCGACGATCGACTACGTGGTGCGGGTCGAGGGGGACTTCACCGGCCGGGGGACGCGGCTGATGCGCGAGGCCGCCTGGCCGCGCGCGGGCGGCGCGGCGCTCTATGCCAGCGCGGCGCTGGCCAAGGCGGGCGTGGCCGCCGCGCCCCTGACCTGGATCGGCGATGACGCCGACGGCGAGGCCTATCGCGCGGCCTGCGGGTCGCTGGACGGCGTCGCGGTCACGCCGGATGCGCCGTCGACGCGGTGCCTCCTGATCTACAACGCTGATGGAAGCTATGGCTGCCTGTTGCGGCCGGGACCCGCCGCGCTCACCGAGAATCAACTGCGCCTGGCCGCCCAAGCCGAATGGCTGGTGATCGCGGCCGGGCCGCCAGCGATCACCGCGCGCCTGCTCGACCTCCAAGGTCCGCGCCTGGCCTGGATCGCCAAGGACGACCCGGTCTGTTTCCCGCCCGAGCTGGTGGCGCGGCTGACGACGCGGGCCGAGGTGGTGTTCTGCAACGCCGGCGAACGCGCCTGGCTGGAGGCTGGCCGGACCCACCCCGCGCCGACCGGCCAGATCCTGTTCGAGACGCGCGGAGCCGACGGCGTCCGCGTCGAGGCGGGCGAGGTCTTCGACCTGCCGGTCGCGCCGCTGTCCGTCGATGACGCGACAGGCGCCGGCGACACCTTCGCCGGCGCCACCTTGGCGGCCTTGATCGCGGGCGATCCGCCCCGCGCGGCCGCCGAGGCGGGGATCGCCGCGGCGGGCGCGCTGTTGGCGCTCAGGCGATCGATCAGATGCGATACTTGA